The genome window TCTGTCGATTCGTTCGTGTCATTTACGAGCAGGTTCGCGAGAGTGCTGAGGCGTTGGCGCGCGTCGCCTTTGCGCTCGAGAATGAGGCGGTCGCCGTCTCGGTACATCACGAGTCGGGTGCTCGCGTCAAGATCAAGGTCACGTCGGAGTTTTTGTGGCACGACGATGCGGCCTTGGTCGGTCATCTTGATTTCGTGCACATTGAGGTCCGTCATGGCAGAATTGTACATCGGCGTGACCGCATCTTGCATGGTGGTCTTTACTTGACCTAAGGCTAATTAGATCAGGCGGCTCAATGTGTGACACCTGTTCCAGCCATGCCGCGAACAGTGCGCTGTTGGGCATGGTTTGCGTTCGCGGCCCCCTTCAAACCGCATTTGCCTCCAACAACGTGCAGGGGGTTGGTACGGTAGCCCTATGAAGCGCTTCTCACTCCTTGCGGCGTGCTGTGTCCTGCTCTTGAGTTGCGCGTCCGACCCGAGAAAAGCAGCGGTGCAGGATTGCGTCAACAATGTGACGGACGTGGGAACAGCTAAAGGCCATGTCTTCAACGCACAAGAGGTTCAAGTGATGCGAGCGGCTTGCGAGGAAGCAGTGAGGCTGGGCAAATGGCCCTGAGCGAAGTCGACCGTAGACGTCTTGGTTACGCATCGAGTTGGGCCGCCGACGACTCCGAGAAGGAAGGCTGGTTCCAGCAGAGCGGCATCTTGTGCGTCAAGAACTACCGGGCAGAGCGCTGCTGGAGTCGACAGCCGAAGTCATGATGGAGTTCTTGGCTTTGCTTGCCAAGTACAAACGGTGATGGAAGTGTCGAGCTGATTTCCGCAGCCCCCGTTTACTTTTGCGCCACATTCCCCCAGTTGATGGGGTAGCGTTACCACAAGGAGCTATTCCAAGATGAGACATTGCATATTCAATTTCTGGCGTATGCAAAAGCGTCAGATGGCGCTCGTTCATTGCTTCGCCGTACTTCTCGGGCTTGCACTGCTATTTGTTGGGCGTGCCACTTCGCAGGCGAATTCCGAGTATCCGAAGGGCTACACGCCTGCAGCGAAGATCGATAATGTTGCTCTCGCCTTTCATGGCCCAACCACCCCTAGCTTTCGGACAGCGACCATCAAAGCTTTCAGCGAGTCTCGTTTTTACTTTGAAAGCAACAAACAGAAAACTATGGTGGCCGTGGATCAAGCTGACAGCTTGTTCTTGATCTTCACCAATTACAAGAAGGGACAGTTGTCGGGACGTATGCCATCAACGGCCAAATCCGAAATTCGGACTGGGAGGCTGTACATCAGGTGGTACCTAGATTTCACATACGGCGCGACTGTCTTAATGGCAAGGAAGATGGAGATACAGCCAGCCATCGTTGCTAGTGGCGTGAAGCCCACGAAGTTCGGGATGATGATCCTCTTACGCCGCTTGGACAGCCACGAATCTTTAGGTCTTGAGGTGAACCCAAAAGACCTCTCTCCTATAGGTCCGCTAATTTACACGAAGCAAGGCCATGATCCCGTTGAGATTGGCGAGGCGTGCCCAGACCCCACCTATAAGATTTGCTTGTACGAGACTTCTCTCGGCTCCATCAACCCGATTGAGGTCATCTACAACTTCTCATTCAACTAGAAGCGTGACGCCCGCGTAACCCTTTGGTGAGGATCCGAACGCGGTAGTCGCATGGGTGGTACCCATTGTTACCCGACGTTTCCCGGCAGGGGTAACCCGTTGGATTTTAAGAGGGAGAATAAGAATTGCCCCCTCCTACTTTA of Deinococcus yavapaiensis KR-236 contains these proteins:
- a CDS encoding AbrB/MazE/SpoVT family DNA-binding domain-containing protein, yielding MTDLNVHEIKMTDQGRIVVPQKLRRDLDLDASTRLVMYRDGDRLILERKGDARQRLSTLANLLVNDTNESTDEPRDLPGEVEP